One genomic window of Garra rufa chromosome 24, GarRuf1.0, whole genome shotgun sequence includes the following:
- the mcm4 gene encoding DNA replication licensing factor MCM4: protein MSSPSSQSRKRDPPTPASEDPLSPPSQRSRAHDTSTELQPMPTSPAMDTTAQDVSLFSSPMAPRSVLQSEIDASSPLMYGTPSSRVEGTPRSGIRGTPARQRADLGSVRKAPQVDMHSEPPSADAVPGSEQGAGQRLVIWGTDVNVGTCKEKFQRFLQQFTDPNSREEENAGLDLNEPLYMQKLDEISVVGEPVLNVNCSHIQTFDTDLYRQLICYPQEVIPTFDMAVNELFFDRFPDSVLEHQIQVRTYSALKTRNMRALNPEDIDQLITISGMVIRTSQLIPEMQEAFFRCQVCAFNARVEVDRGRIAEPAVCRNCNTTHSMALVHNRSIFSDKQMIKLQESPEDMPAGQTPHTTIVYAHNDLVDKVQPGDRVNITGIYRAAPMRLNPRQSQVKSVYKTHIDAIHFRKADEKRLHGLDEDGEQKLFTKERVSMLKELAAKPDVYERLSSALAPSIYEHEDIKKGILLQLFGGTRKDFTQTGRGNFRAEVNILLCGDPGTSKSQLLQYVYNLVPRGQYTSGKGSSAVGLTAYVMKDPETRQLVLQTGALVLSDNGICCIDEFDKMSDSTRSVLHEVMEQQTLSIAKAGIICQLNARTSILAAANPVESQWNPKKTTIENIQLPHTLLSRFDLIFLMLDPQDEAYDRRLAHHLVSLYYQSEEQIEEEHLDMAVLKDYIAFARTSVHPRLSEEASQALIEAYVDMRKIGSGRGMVSAYPRQLESLIRLAEAHAKVRFSNKVESIDVEEAKRLHREALKQSATDPRTGFVDISILTTGMSATARKRKEEVAQALKKLIQSKGKTPAMKYQQLFDDLRGQSEAAITKDMFDEALRALADEDYLTVTGKTVRLL from the exons ATGTCTTCACCATCATCCCAGAGCCGTAAGAGAGACCCTCCGACCC CTGCGAGCGAGGATCCTCTCTCTCCTCCGTCCCAGCGGTCAAGAGCCCACGACACATCCACAGAGCTTCAGCCCATGCCCACGTCTCCAGCCATGGACACAACCGCTCAGGACGTGTCTCTGTTCTCCAGCCCCATGGCCCCTCGCTCTG TCCTGCAGAGTGAGATCGATGCAAGTTCTCCGCTGATGTACGGCACTCCCAGCTCCAGGGTGGAAGGGACGCCCCGCAGTGGCATACGCGGGACCCCGGCACGTCAGCGGGCCGACCTGGGGTCTGTCCGGAAAGCTCCACAGGTTGACATGCATTCAGAGCCG CCGTCTGCAGATGCAGTGCCCGGCAGCGAACAGGGTGCAGGACAAAGACTGGTGATCTGGGGGACTGATGTCAATGTGGGAACCTGCAAGGAGAAATTTCAG CGTTTCCTTCAGCAATTCACAGACCCCAACTCTAGAGAGGAGGAGAATGCTGGTCTGGATCTGAATGAACCTCTTTATATGCAGAAACTGGATGAG ATCAGTGTTGTTGGAGAGCCAGTATTGAATGTGAACTGCAGTCATATTCAGACTTTTGACACCGACCTCTATCGTCAGCTGATCTGTTATCCACAG GAAGTCATCCCCACGTTCGATATGGCCGTCAATGAGCTCTTCTTCGATCGCTTCCCAGACTCCGTGTTGGAGCATCAGATTCAAGTGCGTACCTACAGCGCCCTGAAAACCAGAAACATGCGTGCGCTCAACCCTGAAG ATATTGATCAGCTCATCACTATCAGTGGGATGGTGATCCGAACCTCTCAGCTGATTCCTGAGATGCAGGAGGCATTTTTCCGCTGTCAGGTGTGTGCATTTAACGCTCGTGTGGAGGTGGACCGTGGCCGCATCGCTGAACCTGCCGTCTGCCGCAACTGCAACACCACCCACAGCATGGCGCTGGTGCATAACCGCTCCATCTTCTCTGACAAACAAATG ATAAAACTGCAGGAATCTCCAGAGGACATGCCTGCGGGTCAGACGCCACACACCACAATCGTCTATGCTCACAATGACCTGGTTGACAAAGTGCAACCTGGAGACAGAGTAAACATCACTG GCATTTACAGAGCTGCCCCCATGCGTCTGAACCCACGACAGAGTCAGGTGAAGTCAGTGTACAAGACCCACATCGACGCCATCCACTTCCGGAAGGCGGATGAGAAGCGTCTTCACGGACTGGACGAGGACGGCGAGCAGAAACTCTTCACCAAAGAACGAGTCTCCATGCTCAAAGAACTAGCTGCCAAACCGGACGTCTACGAACGCCTGTCTTCTGCCCTAGCGCCCAGCATCTATGAACACGAGGACATCAAGAAA GGCATCCTGTTGCAGTTATTTGGCGGGACCCGCAAGGACTTCACTCAGACAGGCCGTGGAAACTTCCGCGCGGAGGTCAACATCCTGCTTTGCGGTGATCCGGGTACCAGTAAATCCCAGCTGCTCCAGTACGTGTATAACCTTGTTCCTCGCGGTCAGTACACGTCCGGGAAAGGATCCAGCGCTGTGGGTCTCACAGCCTACGTGATGAAGGACCCGGAAACCCGACAGCTGGTTCTGCAGACCGGAGCCCTCGTGCTCAGCGACAACGGCATCTGCTGCATCGACGAGTTCGATAAGATGAGCGACAGCACACGGTCTGTGCTGCATGAGGTCATGGAGCAGCAAACGCTCTCCATTGCAAAG GCTGGGATCATTTGCCAGCTTAATGCTCGCACCTCCATCCTCGCCGCAGCCAATCCGGTGGAGTCTCAGTGGAACCCCAAAAAGACGACTATAGAAAACATCCAGCTGCCACACACACTTTTGTCCAG GTTTGATTTGATCTTCCTAATGCTGGACCCTCAGGATGAGGCGTATGACAGACGTCTGGCCCATCACCTCGTGTCTCTGTATTACCAGAGCGAAGAGCAGATTGAAGAGGAACATCTGGACATGGCTGTGCTGAAAGACTACATCGCTTTTGCTCGCACGTCGGTCCATCCCAGACTCAGTGAGGAAGCTAGTCAGGCTCTTATTGAG GCCTACGTAGACATGCGTAAGATCGGCAGCGGTAGAGGGATGGTGTCAGCGTATCCCCGTCAGCTGGAGTCGCTCATCAGACTTGCTGAAGCTCACGCTAAAGTACGTTTCTCAAACAAAGTCGAGTCCATCGATGTGGAGGAAGCCAAGAGACTGCACAGAGAGGCTCTGAAACAGTCCGCAACTGATCCCAGGACGGGATTCGTGGATATCTCCATCCTCACCACAG GAATGAGTGCTACAGCACGCAAGCGTAAAGAGGAAGTGGCTCAGGCCCTGAAGAAACTCATCCAATCAAAGGGCAAAACACCAGCTATGAAGTACCAGCAGCTGTTTGATGATCTTCGTGGCCAGTCAGAAGCG GCCATCACAAAGGACATGTTTGATGAGGCCCTCAGAGCACTTGCTGATGAAGATTATCTGACCGTCACAGGAAAGACTGTTCGGCTTCTGTGA